A genome region from Alistipes dispar includes the following:
- the rplD gene encoding 50S ribosomal protein L4: MELAVLNTQGKETGRKVVLSDAVFGVEANDHAIYLDVKQYLADQRQGTHKSKQRNEVAGSTRKLKRQKGTGGARCGSILSPLFPGGGRVFGPQPRDYSFKLNKKLKQLARRSALTYKAQAGAISVVEAISMEAPKTKSVVALAEALKVSDKKVLLVLPESNVNVQLSCRNLPYVKPVLAQNVCTYDVMNASAIVMVEGAENVLNTMLA; the protein is encoded by the coding sequence ATGGAATTAGCTGTATTGAACACACAAGGAAAGGAAACGGGACGTAAGGTAGTCCTTTCGGACGCCGTTTTCGGCGTGGAGGCTAATGACCACGCTATCTACCTCGACGTGAAGCAGTATCTGGCCGATCAGCGTCAGGGCACGCACAAGTCGAAGCAGCGCAACGAGGTTGCCGGTTCGACGCGCAAGCTCAAGCGTCAGAAAGGCACGGGCGGCGCCCGCTGCGGCAGCATCCTCTCGCCGCTTTTCCCGGGCGGCGGCCGCGTGTTCGGTCCCCAGCCCCGCGACTACAGCTTCAAGCTCAACAAGAAGCTCAAGCAACTGGCACGCCGCAGCGCGCTGACCTACAAGGCGCAGGCCGGAGCGATCAGCGTCGTCGAGGCGATCTCGATGGAGGCCCCCAAGACCAAGTCGGTCGTGGCGCTGGCCGAGGCGCTGAAGGTGTCGGACAAGAAGGTGCTCCTCGTACTGCCGGAATCGAACGTGAACGTGCAGTTGTCGTGCCGCAATCTCCCGTACGTGAAGCCCGTGCTGGCTCAGAACGTCTGCACCTACGACGTGATGAACGCATCGGCCATCGTGATGGTGGAGGGCGCCGAGAATGTTTTGAATACGATGTTAGCTTAA
- the rplV gene encoding 50S ribosomal protein L22 has protein sequence MGARKANRAEKLKAEKKQKAIAVMRDCPTSPRKMRLVADIIRGVEINKALGILRYSKKEASIRMEKLLKSAIANWEAKNESERLEDTKLCVKEVFVDGGRMLKRIQAAPQGRAHRIRKRSNHVTIVVDKMVTVENK, from the coding sequence ATGGGTGCAAGAAAAGCAAATAGAGCCGAGAAACTGAAGGCTGAAAAGAAGCAGAAGGCAATCGCCGTCATGCGCGACTGCCCGACCTCTCCCCGTAAGATGCGCCTGGTGGCCGACATCATCCGCGGCGTGGAGATCAACAAGGCGCTGGGTATCCTCCGCTACTCGAAGAAGGAGGCCTCGATCCGTATGGAGAAGCTCCTCAAGTCGGCGATCGCCAACTGGGAGGCCAAGAACGAATCGGAGCGTCTGGAGGACACGAAGCTCTGCGTGAAGGAGGTATTCGTGGACGGCGGCCGCATGCTGAAGCGCATTCAGGCTGCTCCGCAGGGTCGCGCACACCGTATCCGCAAGCGTTCGAACCATGTGACGATCGTAGTAGACAAAATGGTAACCGTAGAAAACAAGTAA
- the rplC gene encoding 50S ribosomal protein L3 → MSGLIGKKIGMTSVYSAEGKNIPCTVIEAGPCVVTQIKTVEKDSYEAVQIAYDEKSEKHTSNSLLGHFKKAGTTPKRKMAEFKGMPEVALGDTLTVDLFSEEDWVDVTGISKGKGFQGVVKRHGFGGVGGQTHGQHNRQRKPGSLGASSYPSRVFKGKRLPGQMGGEQVKVLNLKVLKVIPESNLILVKGSIPGAKGAYLTIEK, encoded by the coding sequence ATGTCAGGACTTATTGGAAAGAAAATCGGAATGACTTCCGTTTACAGTGCCGAGGGTAAGAACATACCATGCACTGTCATCGAGGCTGGTCCCTGCGTTGTTACGCAAATCAAAACCGTCGAGAAGGACTCCTACGAGGCGGTTCAGATTGCCTATGACGAGAAAAGTGAAAAGCACACCAGCAACAGTTTGTTAGGTCACTTCAAGAAAGCCGGCACGACCCCCAAGCGCAAGATGGCCGAGTTCAAGGGGATGCCCGAAGTGGCGCTCGGCGACACGCTGACCGTGGACCTCTTCTCGGAGGAGGACTGGGTGGACGTGACCGGGATTTCGAAAGGCAAAGGCTTCCAGGGCGTCGTGAAGCGTCACGGCTTCGGCGGCGTGGGCGGTCAGACCCACGGCCAGCACAACCGTCAGCGCAAGCCCGGTTCGTTGGGCGCATCGTCCTATCCGTCGCGCGTCTTCAAGGGCAAGCGTCTGCCCGGCCAGATGGGCGGAGAGCAGGTTAAGGTGCTTAACCTGAAGGTTTTGAAGGTTATTCCCGAGAGCAACCTGATCCTCGTGAAGGGTTCGATTCCGGGTGCAAAAGGTGCTTATTTAACAATTGAGAAGTAG
- the rplW gene encoding 50S ribosomal protein L23, with translation MDIIIKPVLTEKMTIQGEKLNRYGFIVDVRANKLQIRNAVEQMYNVVVTDVNTVNYMGKLKSRYTKAGLLEGRANNFKKAIVTLKDGDKIDFYSNI, from the coding sequence ATGGACATTATTATTAAGCCGGTTTTGACCGAGAAAATGACGATTCAGGGCGAAAAGTTGAATCGCTACGGTTTTATCGTTGACGTGAGGGCTAACAAGCTGCAGATTCGCAATGCCGTAGAGCAGATGTACAACGTCGTCGTAACGGACGTGAACACCGTGAACTACATGGGTAAGCTCAAGAGCCGCTATACGAAGGCGGGTCTGCTCGAGGGCCGCGCTAACAACTTCAAGAAGGCGATCGTCACCTTGAAGGATGGAGACAAGATAGATTTTTACAGTAATATCTAA
- the rpsL gene encoding 30S ribosomal protein S12, whose product MPTIQQLVRNGRVSMEDKSKSPALAACPQRRGVCTRVYTTTPKKPNSAMRKVARVRLTNGKEVNAYIPGEGHNLQEHSIVLVRGGRVKDLPGVRYHLVRGALDSAGVDGRRQRRSKYGAKRPKAGK is encoded by the coding sequence ATGCCAACTATTCAACAGTTAGTGAGAAACGGTCGAGTGAGCATGGAGGACAAGTCGAAGTCCCCGGCACTCGCAGCGTGTCCCCAGCGTCGCGGCGTTTGTACCCGTGTGTACACGACGACCCCGAAGAAGCCTAACTCGGCTATGCGTAAGGTGGCGCGTGTTCGTCTGACCAACGGCAAGGAGGTCAATGCCTACATCCCCGGCGAGGGCCACAACCTGCAGGAGCACTCGATCGTGCTCGTCCGCGGCGGCCGTGTGAAGGACCTCCCCGGCGTGCGTTATCACCTCGTGCGCGGCGCGCTCGACTCGGCCGGCGTGGACGGTCGCCGTCAGCGTCGTTCGAAGTACGGCGCCAAGCGTCCCAAGGCGGGCAAATAG
- the fusA gene encoding elongation factor G: MATRDLHYTRNIGIMAHIDAGKTTTSERILFYTGKTHKIGEVHEGGATMDWMVQEQERGITITSAATTAFWQYKDHQYQINLIDTPGHVDFTVEVERSLRVLDGAIATFCAVGGVEPQSETVWRQADKYNVPRIGYVNKMDRTGADFLSVCAQIKEHFGATALPVVLPIGAEDKFEGLVDLIYNNAIYYFDDKTVRDNFELREIPEAMKAEAAEWRAKLIEEVAATDDALMEKFFEDPDSITPDELLAAIRKATISMQIVPMLCGSSFHNKGVQKLLDYVMAFLPSPLDVPAVTGMNPKTEQEEVRHASEEDPFCGLAFKIATDPFVGRLAFVRVYSGKLDAGSYVLNARSGKRERISRIYQMHANKQNPMETVGAGDICAAVGFKEIRTGDTLCAENAPIVLEQMTFPEPVIGLAVEPKTQKDLDKLGIALAKLAEEDPTFTVHTDEDSGQTVISGMGELHLDIIVDRLRREFGVEINQGAPQVNYKESLTKTVQHREVFKKQTGGRGKFADIIFEIGPAEDGKMGLEFVDQVKGGNIPKEFIPSVQKGFESAMANGALAGYPMDSMKITLLDGSFHPVDSDQLSFEIAARNGYRNAAPKAGSVILEPVMSVEVVTPEENMGDIIGDLNKRRGQITGMESKGTARVVKAKVPLSEMFGYVTVLRTISSGRATSSMEFSHFEEVPANLAKEIIEKASGKRKDIE; encoded by the coding sequence ATGGCAACCAGAGATTTACATTACACTCGCAATATCGGCATCATGGCTCACATCGACGCCGGTAAGACCACCACGTCCGAGCGAATCCTTTTCTACACGGGCAAGACCCACAAGATCGGCGAGGTGCACGAGGGCGGCGCTACGATGGACTGGATGGTCCAGGAGCAGGAGCGCGGCATCACGATCACCTCGGCCGCCACGACGGCCTTCTGGCAGTACAAGGACCACCAGTACCAGATCAACCTGATCGACACCCCGGGACACGTGGACTTCACCGTCGAGGTGGAGCGTTCGCTGCGCGTGCTCGACGGCGCGATCGCCACGTTCTGCGCCGTGGGCGGCGTGGAGCCGCAGTCGGAGACCGTATGGCGTCAGGCCGACAAATACAACGTTCCCCGTATCGGTTACGTCAATAAGATGGACCGCACGGGCGCCGACTTCCTGTCGGTCTGCGCGCAGATCAAGGAGCACTTCGGCGCTACGGCCCTTCCGGTCGTACTGCCTATCGGCGCCGAGGACAAGTTCGAGGGACTGGTAGACCTTATATATAATAATGCGATCTACTATTTCGACGACAAGACCGTCCGCGACAACTTCGAGCTGCGCGAGATTCCCGAGGCGATGAAGGCCGAGGCCGCCGAGTGGCGCGCCAAACTCATTGAGGAGGTCGCCGCTACGGACGACGCGCTGATGGAGAAGTTCTTCGAGGATCCCGATTCGATCACGCCCGACGAGCTGCTCGCAGCCATCCGCAAGGCCACGATCTCCATGCAGATCGTCCCGATGCTCTGCGGTTCGTCGTTCCACAACAAGGGCGTGCAGAAGCTGCTCGACTACGTGATGGCGTTCCTGCCTTCGCCGCTGGACGTTCCGGCCGTGACGGGCATGAACCCCAAGACCGAGCAGGAGGAGGTCCGCCACGCTTCGGAGGAGGATCCTTTCTGCGGCCTGGCCTTCAAGATCGCCACCGACCCCTTCGTGGGACGTCTGGCTTTTGTCCGCGTTTACTCGGGCAAGCTCGATGCCGGTTCGTACGTGCTCAACGCACGCAGCGGCAAGCGCGAGCGTATCAGCCGCATCTACCAGATGCACGCCAACAAGCAGAACCCGATGGAGACCGTCGGCGCCGGCGACATCTGCGCGGCCGTAGGTTTCAAGGAGATCCGCACGGGCGACACGCTCTGCGCCGAGAACGCTCCGATCGTGCTCGAGCAGATGACCTTCCCCGAACCGGTGATCGGTCTGGCCGTGGAGCCCAAGACCCAGAAGGACCTCGACAAGCTCGGCATCGCGCTGGCGAAGCTGGCCGAAGAGGACCCCACCTTCACGGTGCACACCGACGAGGATTCGGGTCAGACGGTGATCAGCGGCATGGGCGAGTTGCACCTCGACATCATCGTGGACCGTCTGCGCCGCGAGTTCGGCGTGGAGATCAACCAGGGCGCTCCGCAGGTGAACTACAAGGAGTCGCTCACCAAGACGGTCCAGCACCGCGAGGTCTTCAAGAAGCAGACCGGCGGCCGCGGTAAGTTCGCCGACATCATCTTCGAGATCGGTCCCGCCGAGGACGGCAAGATGGGTCTGGAGTTCGTGGATCAGGTCAAGGGCGGCAATATTCCCAAGGAGTTCATCCCGTCGGTTCAGAAGGGTTTCGAGTCGGCCATGGCCAACGGTGCGCTGGCCGGCTATCCGATGGACTCGATGAAGATCACGCTGCTCGACGGTTCGTTCCACCCCGTGGACTCCGACCAGTTGTCGTTCGAGATCGCTGCCCGCAACGGTTACCGCAATGCCGCTCCCAAGGCGGGTTCGGTGATTCTGGAGCCCGTAATGTCCGTGGAGGTCGTGACCCCCGAGGAGAACATGGGCGACATCATCGGCGACCTGAACAAGCGCCGCGGCCAGATTACCGGCATGGAGTCGAAAGGTACGGCGCGCGTCGTGAAAGCGAAGGTTCCCCTGTCGGAAATGTTCGGCTACGTGACCGTGCTGCGCACGATTTCGTCGGGCCGCGCCACCTCGTCCATGGAGTTCTCGCACTTCGAGGAGGTTCCCGCCAACCTGGCCAAGGAGATCATCGAGAAAGCGAGTGGTAAACGTAAGGATATAGAATAA
- the rpsJ gene encoding 30S ribosomal protein S10, which yields MNQKIRIKLKSFDHNLVDKSAEKIVKTVKSTGAVVSGPVPLPTHKQIFTVNRSTFVNKKAREQFQLCTFKRILDIYSSTPKTIDALMKLELPSGVEVEIKV from the coding sequence ATGAACCAGAAGATTAGAATTAAGTTAAAGTCATTCGATCACAATCTTGTGGACAAGTCGGCCGAGAAGATTGTGAAGACCGTGAAGAGCACGGGCGCTGTCGTGAGCGGTCCGGTTCCCCTCCCCACGCACAAGCAGATCTTTACGGTGAACCGTTCGACCTTCGTGAACAAGAAGGCCCGCGAGCAGTTCCAGCTTTGCACCTTCAAGCGCATTCTCGACATCTACTCGTCCACGCCCAAGACGATCGACGCGTTGATGAAACTCGAACTTCCTTCGGGTGTCGAGGTCGAGATCAAGGTCTGA
- the rpsS gene encoding 30S ribosomal protein S19 gives MSRSLKKGPFIDPKLEAKVVAQAEGNKKSVIKTWSRASMISPDFVGQTIAVHNGNKFIPVYVTENMVGHKLGEFAPTRNFRGHAGNKKK, from the coding sequence ATGAGCCGTTCATTGAAAAAAGGACCGTTTATCGACCCCAAGCTCGAGGCCAAAGTGGTGGCCCAGGCCGAAGGAAACAAGAAGTCGGTAATCAAGACATGGTCACGAGCAAGTATGATCTCGCCTGACTTCGTGGGTCAGACGATCGCCGTTCACAACGGAAACAAATTCATCCCGGTGTATGTGACGGAGAACATGGTAGGACACAAACTCGGCGAGTTTGCTCCCACGCGCAACTTCCGTGGTCATGCAGGTAACAAGAAAAAATAG
- the rplB gene encoding 50S ribosomal protein L2, translated as MAVRKFKPVTAGTRHKIIGTFDEITKSTPEKSLLSPKKSTGGRNNVGKMTVRYIGGGHKQMYRLVDFKRSKDGIPATVKSIEYDPNRTARIALLVYADGEKSYIIAPNGLQVGQTVMSGAGVAPEVGNTLFLSEIPLGTVVHNIELYPGQGAAMARSAGSYAQLLAREGKFAIIKLPSGETRMVLVTCRATVGVVSNIDHSLESSGKAGRERWRGRRPRNRGVVMNPVDHPMGGGEGRASGGHPRSRKGLLAKGYKTRNPKKTTSKFIISKKKK; from the coding sequence ATGGCAGTAAGAAAATTCAAACCTGTTACCGCAGGTACGCGACATAAGATTATCGGCACGTTCGACGAGATCACCAAATCGACGCCGGAAAAATCGCTTCTCAGCCCCAAGAAGAGCACGGGCGGCCGCAACAACGTCGGCAAGATGACGGTACGCTATATCGGCGGCGGTCACAAGCAGATGTACCGTCTGGTCGATTTCAAGCGCTCGAAGGACGGCATCCCTGCGACTGTAAAATCTATCGAGTACGACCCCAATCGTACTGCACGCATTGCACTTCTGGTATATGCCGACGGTGAGAAGAGCTATATCATCGCACCGAACGGCCTCCAGGTGGGCCAGACCGTAATGAGCGGCGCAGGTGTCGCTCCCGAGGTCGGAAACACGCTCTTCCTGAGCGAGATTCCCCTGGGTACGGTCGTCCACAACATCGAACTCTACCCCGGTCAGGGCGCAGCCATGGCGCGTTCGGCCGGTTCCTACGCCCAGTTGCTGGCTCGTGAGGGCAAATTCGCCATCATCAAGCTGCCTTCGGGCGAGACTCGTATGGTACTCGTAACTTGCCGCGCTACGGTGGGTGTCGTGTCGAATATCGACCACAGCCTCGAAAGCTCGGGCAAGGCCGGTCGTGAGCGTTGGCGCGGCCGTCGTCCCCGCAACCGCGGCGTCGTGATGAACCCGGTTGATCACCCGATGGGCGGTGGCGAAGGTCGTGCGTCGGGCGGTCACCCGCGTTCGCGCAAGGGTCTGCTTGCCAAGGGTTACAAGACGCGTAATCCGAAGAAGACGACCTCGAAGTTTATTATTTCCAAGAAGAAAAAATAA
- the rpsC gene encoding 30S ribosomal protein S3, which translates to MGQKVNPIANRLGIIRGWDSNWFGGKDFSDKLVEDAKIRKYLNVRLQKASISKIIIERTLKLVTVTISTARPGIIIGKGGQEVDKLKEELKKLTGKEIQINIFEVKRPEVDAVIVGQNIARQLEGRVSFRRAVKTAVASTMRMGAEGIKVQVAGRVGGAEMARTETIKEGRIPLHTFRADIDYCLTEALTKVGILGVKVWICQGTVYGKRDLFEIAGASAQAASGDRGERGDRRERRGGDRRGGDRRGGRRGDRRNNNQ; encoded by the coding sequence ATGGGACAGAAAGTTAATCCGATAGCAAATCGTCTTGGTATCATCCGCGGTTGGGATTCCAACTGGTTCGGTGGCAAGGATTTCTCCGACAAGCTCGTCGAGGACGCCAAGATCCGCAAGTATCTGAATGTCCGTCTGCAGAAGGCTTCGATCTCGAAGATCATCATCGAGCGCACGTTGAAGCTGGTCACGGTTACGATCTCGACCGCACGTCCGGGTATCATCATCGGCAAGGGCGGCCAGGAGGTGGACAAGCTCAAGGAGGAGCTCAAGAAGCTCACCGGCAAGGAGATCCAGATCAACATCTTCGAGGTGAAGCGTCCCGAGGTGGATGCCGTCATCGTGGGCCAGAACATCGCCCGTCAGCTCGAGGGCCGCGTGTCGTTCCGCCGTGCCGTGAAGACGGCCGTGGCATCGACGATGCGCATGGGCGCCGAGGGCATCAAGGTACAGGTGGCCGGCCGTGTCGGCGGCGCCGAGATGGCCCGCACGGAGACGATCAAGGAGGGACGCATTCCGCTGCACACCTTCCGTGCCGACATCGACTACTGCCTCACGGAGGCGCTCACCAAGGTGGGCATCCTGGGCGTGAAGGTCTGGATCTGCCAGGGCACGGTGTACGGCAAGCGCGATCTGTTCGAGATCGCCGGAGCCTCGGCGCAGGCCGCTTCGGGCGACCGCGGCGAGCGCGGCGACCGCCGGGAGCGTCGCGGCGGGGACCGTCGTGGCGGCGACCGCCGGGGCGGACGTCGCGGGGACCGTCGCAACAACAATCAGTAG
- the leuS gene encoding leucine--tRNA ligase, producing MEYNFKEIESRWQQRWRENKTYRVETDPSRPKFYVLDMFPYPSGAGLHVGHPLGYIASDIYSRYKRLKGFNVLHPMGYDAFGLPAEQYAIQTGQHPAVTTERNIARYREQLDKIGFSFDWDREVRTCDPKYYKWTQWAFLKMFASYYCNDRQQARPIEELKAAFAASGTEGLNVACTTEMRFTAAEWNAWDEVRREQVLQNYRLAYRADTMVNWCPKLGTVLANDEVRDGLSVRGGYPVEQKRMKQWLLRVTAYAQRMLDGLEGLEWSDSLKEIQRNWIGRSVGAQVFFDIQGSDRKLEIFTTRPDTIFGVTFMVIAPEHEWVGELTTPENRDAVERYIAEARKRSERERIAETRRVSGVATGSCAVNPFTGKAIPIYVSDYVLAGYGTGAIMAVPAHDSRDWAFARHFGLEVIPVVEGGDVEKESYDAKAGRMINSGFLDGKEVKEAIALMFDEVERRGLGKRLVNYRLRDAIFSRQRYWGEPFPIYYRDDVARPLAEDALPLELPPIEDFGPTAEGEPPLARAKEWHTPDGYPYELSTMPGFAGSSAYYLRYMDPHNDEALVGREADEYWRSVDLYVGGIEHATGHLMYSRFWNMFLYDLGYVCEPEPFRKLVNQGMIQGRSNFVYRVVGTNKFVSFGLKEQYETQEIHVDVNIVKNDILDQEAFRRWMPDFRDAEFILEDGRYVCGWAVEKMSKSMYNVVNPDYIVENYGADTLRMYEMFLGPLEQSKPWDTNGIDGVHKFLRRFWRLFFDRDGKLAVTGDAATEKELRTLHKTIRKVTDDIENFSFNTSVAAFMICLNELGDCSKREVLEPLTVLIAPFAPHIAEELWSRLGNAGSVCDAAYPVCDEKYLKQNAFEYPVSINGKLRFKKEYAASMTPAEIQADVVAAPEAQKWIEGRTPKKVIVVPGKIINIVI from the coding sequence ATGGAGTACAATTTCAAGGAGATCGAATCCCGGTGGCAGCAGCGCTGGAGAGAGAACAAGACCTACCGCGTCGAAACAGACCCCTCGCGGCCCAAATTCTACGTCCTCGACATGTTTCCCTATCCTTCGGGGGCGGGCCTGCACGTCGGGCATCCGCTGGGCTACATCGCCTCGGATATCTATTCGCGCTACAAACGTCTCAAGGGGTTCAACGTCCTGCACCCGATGGGTTACGACGCATTCGGTCTTCCGGCCGAGCAGTACGCCATCCAGACGGGACAGCACCCGGCCGTGACGACCGAGCGCAACATCGCCCGCTACCGCGAGCAGCTCGACAAGATCGGCTTCTCGTTCGACTGGGACCGCGAGGTGCGCACGTGCGATCCGAAATACTACAAGTGGACGCAGTGGGCCTTCCTCAAAATGTTCGCCTCCTACTACTGCAACGACAGGCAGCAGGCGCGTCCGATCGAGGAGCTGAAGGCCGCCTTCGCCGCATCGGGGACCGAGGGGCTGAACGTCGCCTGCACGACCGAAATGCGTTTCACGGCCGCGGAGTGGAACGCCTGGGACGAGGTGCGGCGCGAGCAGGTGCTGCAAAACTACCGTCTGGCCTACCGAGCCGACACGATGGTGAACTGGTGTCCGAAGCTGGGCACGGTGCTGGCCAACGACGAGGTGCGCGACGGACTGTCGGTGCGCGGAGGCTATCCCGTGGAACAGAAGCGCATGAAGCAATGGCTGCTCCGCGTGACGGCCTACGCCCAGCGGATGCTCGACGGGCTGGAGGGGCTCGAATGGAGCGACTCGCTCAAGGAGATCCAGCGCAACTGGATCGGCCGTTCGGTCGGCGCGCAGGTCTTCTTCGACATCCAGGGTTCGGACCGCAAGCTCGAAATCTTCACCACGCGTCCCGACACGATCTTCGGCGTGACGTTCATGGTCATCGCCCCCGAACACGAGTGGGTCGGCGAGCTCACCACGCCCGAAAACCGGGACGCCGTCGAACGGTACATCGCCGAAGCGCGGAAGCGCTCGGAACGCGAGCGCATCGCCGAGACGCGGCGCGTGAGCGGCGTGGCGACGGGCTCCTGCGCGGTGAATCCCTTCACCGGGAAGGCCATTCCGATCTACGTCTCGGACTACGTGCTGGCCGGTTACGGCACGGGGGCCATCATGGCCGTCCCGGCGCACGACTCGCGCGACTGGGCCTTCGCGCGCCACTTCGGGCTGGAGGTGATCCCGGTGGTCGAAGGCGGCGACGTCGAGAAGGAGTCCTACGACGCCAAGGCCGGCCGGATGATCAACTCGGGATTCCTCGACGGCAAGGAGGTCAAGGAGGCCATCGCGCTGATGTTCGACGAGGTGGAGCGGCGCGGTCTGGGCAAACGCCTGGTCAATTACCGGCTGCGCGACGCCATCTTCTCGCGCCAGCGCTACTGGGGCGAGCCGTTCCCGATCTATTACAGGGACGACGTGGCCCGTCCGCTCGCGGAAGACGCGCTGCCGCTCGAGCTGCCCCCGATCGAGGATTTCGGACCCACGGCCGAGGGCGAACCGCCGCTGGCCCGCGCGAAGGAGTGGCACACCCCCGACGGGTATCCCTACGAGCTCTCGACGATGCCCGGGTTCGCCGGCTCGTCGGCCTACTACCTGCGCTACATGGACCCGCACAACGACGAGGCGCTCGTCGGCAGGGAGGCCGACGAATACTGGCGCAGCGTCGATCTCTACGTCGGCGGCATCGAGCACGCCACGGGCCACCTCATGTATTCGCGTTTCTGGAACATGTTCCTCTACGACCTGGGATACGTCTGCGAGCCGGAACCGTTCCGCAAACTCGTCAATCAGGGCATGATCCAGGGCCGTTCGAACTTCGTCTATCGCGTCGTGGGGACCAACAAGTTCGTATCGTTCGGGCTCAAGGAGCAATACGAGACGCAGGAGATCCACGTGGACGTGAACATCGTGAAGAACGACATCCTGGACCAGGAGGCCTTCCGCCGCTGGATGCCCGACTTCCGGGACGCGGAGTTCATCCTCGAAGACGGCAGATACGTCTGCGGCTGGGCCGTCGAGAAAATGTCGAAATCCATGTACAACGTCGTGAATCCCGACTACATCGTGGAGAACTACGGCGCCGACACGCTGCGCATGTACGAAATGTTCCTCGGGCCGCTCGAACAGTCGAAGCCCTGGGACACGAACGGCATCGACGGCGTGCACAAATTCCTGCGCCGCTTCTGGAGGCTGTTCTTCGACCGCGACGGGAAACTGGCCGTGACCGGCGACGCGGCGACCGAAAAGGAGCTGCGCACGCTGCACAAGACGATCCGCAAGGTGACCGACGACATCGAGAACTTCTCGTTCAACACCTCCGTCGCGGCCTTCATGATCTGCCTCAACGAGCTGGGCGACTGCTCCAAGCGCGAGGTGCTCGAACCCCTCACGGTGCTCATCGCGCCCTTCGCGCCGCACATCGCCGAGGAACTCTGGTCGCGGCTGGGCAACGCCGGCTCGGTCTGCGACGCCGCCTATCCCGTCTGCGACGAGAAGTACCTGAAGCAAAACGCCTTCGAATACCCCGTTTCGATCAACGGCAAACTCCGCTTCAAAAAGGAGTACGCCGCGTCGATGACCCCGGCCGAAATCCAGGCCGACGTCGTCGCCGCCCCCGAGGCACAGAAATGGATCGAGGGCCGCACGCCGAAAAAGGTGATCGTCGTGCCGGGCAAGATCATCAACATCGTCATCTGA
- the rpsG gene encoding 30S ribosomal protein S7: protein MRKAKPKKRILLPDPKFGDVAVTRFVNNLMLDGKKSIAYTIFYDSLEIVGKKMKDADKSPLEIWKQALENITPQVEVKSKRIGGATFQVPMEVRPERKISISMKNLVLYSRKRAGKTMADKLAAEIVDAYNQQGAAFKRKEEMHRMAEANKAFAHFRF from the coding sequence ATGAGAAAAGCTAAGCCAAAGAAGCGAATTCTACTTCCGGATCCGAAGTTCGGAGACGTGGCCGTGACCCGTTTCGTGAACAACCTTATGCTGGATGGTAAGAAGAGTATTGCCTACACGATTTTCTACGACTCGCTCGAGATCGTGGGCAAGAAGATGAAGGATGCTGATAAATCTCCGCTGGAAATCTGGAAACAGGCCCTCGAGAACATCACTCCTCAGGTCGAAGTGAAGTCGAAGCGTATCGGTGGCGCCACCTTCCAGGTTCCTATGGAGGTTCGTCCGGAGCGCAAGATTTCTATTTCCATGAAGAACCTTGTCCTCTATTCCCGCAAGCGCGCCGGCAAGACGATGGCTGATAAGCTCGCAGCAGAGATCGTGGACGCCTACAACCAGCAGGGTGCCGCCTTCAAGCGCAAGGAGGAGATGCACCGCATGGCCGAGGCCAACAAGGCATTCGCACACTTCAGATTCTAA
- a CDS encoding Dps family protein, whose amino-acid sequence MKTMDFLHLDASAAKGVAASLKQLLADYQIFYSNLRGLHWNIKGHGFFVLHAKFEELYDDVSEKADELAERILMLGEVPENRFSEYLRSARLKEVSGISCSDEAVKLVLESYGHLIGEERKLLAQASEAGDEGTAALMSDYLREQEKLVWMLVASSECGCEKK is encoded by the coding sequence ATGAAAACAATGGATTTTTTGCATCTCGATGCATCCGCGGCCAAGGGTGTGGCCGCTTCGCTGAAGCAGCTTCTGGCCGACTATCAGATTTTCTATTCGAACCTGCGCGGACTGCACTGGAACATCAAGGGACACGGCTTCTTCGTGCTGCACGCCAAATTCGAGGAACTGTATGACGACGTTTCCGAAAAGGCCGACGAACTGGCCGAGCGGATCCTGATGCTCGGGGAGGTTCCCGAGAACCGGTTCAGCGAGTACCTGCGGTCGGCCCGTCTGAAGGAGGTCTCGGGCATCTCGTGCTCGGACGAGGCGGTGAAGCTGGTGCTGGAGAGTTACGGCCACCTGATCGGCGAGGAGCGCAAGTTGCTCGCGCAGGCTTCGGAGGCCGGAGACGAGGGAACCGCAGCCCTGATGAGCGACTACCTGAGGGAGCAGGAAAAGCTGGTCTGGATGCTGGTGGCCTCCTCCGAGTGCGGCTGCGAAAAGAAGTGA